In the Streptomyces spororaveus genome, GAAGCGCAGGCACCGTGCGAGGACGTGCAGGGCGACTCCGTGCCGAACGGCTCCGTGCCGAACGGGGACGGCCCCGCCGACCGGCCCGCCGAGCAGCCCGCCGACGCCCAGCTGACCGAGCAGGAGTCGGCCGTGTTCCTGTGCCTGGCCACCGGCGCCTCCAACCGGGAACTGGCCGTCGAGCTGCAACTCTCCGTCAGCACGGTCAAGTTCCACGTGGTGAACATACGGGCCAAGCTGGGCGGCATCAGCCGCCTGCAGGCCTGCCTGCTGGCCGCCCTCGCCCGCGAGGACACCCGGCGCGCCGCGGACGCCGCGGACGCCGCCGGACGCGGCGGCCGGATCGGGCTCAGCGACGACGGTGGAGCAGCCGTCCCCCGATGACCGTGGCCACGCACGTGGTCG is a window encoding:
- a CDS encoding response regulator transcription factor — protein: MRVVSFSVPAWFPSYEEPGGEAQAPCEDVQGDSVPNGSVPNGDGPADRPAEQPADAQLTEQESAVFLCLATGASNRELAVELQLSVSTVKFHVVNIRAKLGGISRLQACLLAALAREDTRRAADAADAAGRGGRIGLSDDGGAAVPR